One Fuerstiella marisgermanici DNA window includes the following coding sequences:
- a CDS encoding YHS domain-containing protein — translation MSHSDRPIIRTMFAAFTLVFVATIFISPSAHCQDEGAPKWGKWIREFRRDKLLKKPFHNSPEDEVKGLASKLRARELDIPNRIKAVKYLSRFHCSTFPEARAMLVKVMLEDKWEPVRLEAIQALQAMFEECACKNAEEEDEPSRREKRDALKYGSPDLDSARQCLCCCDEDTLTALAKVAYELDDKGCPFEPSRRVREAAVEAIAVCGIPCCYKPYTAGPEMGPPAWETDEPVQQQQSGGEEIPDETRELNPVPSNDGLLLPEPMTSVTPTAIPRLSKVCLVSLKQGQKLAPKTEFAAQYRGRVYHFASQAALDKFNASPEQYAVAFGGCDPVHFVNTKQVVTGRYLVMHNDKFYMFTSEQNFELFKANSGRFTGQSTDRSQLALASPGR, via the coding sequence ATGTCCCACTCGGACCGCCCTATTATCAGGACAATGTTCGCAGCGTTTACTTTGGTGTTCGTTGCAACGATCTTTATTTCCCCGTCCGCCCACTGTCAGGACGAAGGGGCGCCCAAATGGGGCAAGTGGATCCGTGAGTTCCGTCGCGACAAGCTGCTGAAAAAGCCTTTCCACAATTCGCCGGAAGATGAAGTGAAGGGCCTCGCGTCCAAGCTGCGTGCTCGCGAACTGGACATCCCCAATCGCATTAAGGCGGTCAAGTATCTGTCGCGGTTCCATTGTTCGACCTTCCCCGAAGCACGCGCCATGCTGGTGAAAGTGATGTTGGAAGATAAATGGGAGCCGGTCAGACTGGAAGCAATTCAGGCCCTGCAGGCCATGTTCGAAGAATGTGCCTGCAAGAATGCCGAAGAAGAGGACGAGCCGTCTCGACGCGAGAAGCGTGACGCACTGAAGTACGGTTCCCCGGATTTGGATAGCGCCCGGCAGTGCCTGTGCTGCTGCGACGAGGATACATTGACGGCTCTTGCAAAAGTTGCCTACGAGTTGGACGATAAAGGCTGCCCCTTCGAACCGTCGCGACGAGTTCGCGAAGCGGCTGTCGAAGCAATCGCAGTTTGCGGCATCCCATGCTGCTATAAGCCTTACACGGCCGGTCCGGAAATGGGACCACCAGCGTGGGAAACCGATGAACCTGTGCAGCAGCAGCAAAGCGGTGGCGAAGAAATTCCGGACGAAACGCGGGAACTGAACCCAGTGCCGAGTAACGATGGTTTGCTTCTGCCTGAGCCGATGACCTCCGTCACACCGACAGCAATTCCGCGGCTTTCGAAGGTTTGCCTCGTATCGCTGAAGCAGGGCCAGAAACTGGCACCGAAAACAGAATTCGCTGCACAGTATCGTGGCCGAGTCTATCACTTCGCCAGCCAGGCGGCTCTGGACAAGTTCAATGCATCGCCCGAACAATATGCTGTCGCGTTTGGCGGATGCGACCCGGTTCACTTTGTGAACACAAAGCAGGTCGTGACCGGACGCTACCTCGTAATGCACAACGACAAGTTCTACATGTTCACATCTGAACAGAACTTCGAACTGTTCAAAGCTAACTCTGGTCGTTTCACTGGCCAGTCTACAGATCGCTCACAGCTTGCACTGGCGTCGCCTGGTCGGTAG
- a CDS encoding tetratricopeptide repeat protein, which translates to MSDDQQNPDQMYDAANALKDAGDLEGAVEALFKVLEVDPDHLHANMALGVHLQKLGRLDESIKHAVRVTEIQPDDPFSFTQLSVIYQRCGRIPEAEDAMAQAHVLQGRPASTGQPDSSQHAGGGNG; encoded by the coding sequence ATGTCAGACGACCAGCAGAATCCCGACCAAATGTACGACGCCGCAAACGCTTTGAAGGATGCGGGTGATCTTGAAGGAGCCGTCGAAGCGTTGTTCAAGGTGCTTGAAGTGGATCCCGATCACCTGCACGCAAACATGGCGTTGGGCGTTCACCTGCAGAAGCTGGGCCGTCTGGACGAATCGATTAAGCACGCCGTCCGAGTGACCGAGATTCAGCCGGACGATCCGTTTTCGTTTACTCAGCTGTCCGTCATCTATCAGCGATGCGGCCGCATTCCGGAAGCCGAAGACGCGATGGCTCAGGCTCACGTGCTGCAGGGGCGTCCCGCGAGCACCGGTCAGCCAGACAGCAGCCAGCACGCAGGCGGCGGAAACGGCTAA
- a CDS encoding PQQ-binding-like beta-propeller repeat protein, translating to MQQTVRKIKTQRPAAPGHVWLIVCAATAGWLAVANPVALAQPLIVPRGAQAVPGQDEDANAEADQNPEQRQIERLILDIRDVRDAEPLRAADLFDAAWMLAVGHEDPLLHLQTQSQELLDPGEHRVDAGSRAQLQTLFESSSPAFRNAYRTQIASKADAALQDAILSGNADVLRKVVLRYQFADAGRQALESLVQLRISRGEFLPAALQFGRLLRLRDDQSAESRLRLALLWWNAGLPEEAEDYVGDVIRSHAGQQLTLDERQIAVPAADVAPGKWLADLADQGWPIAVASERGQWRQRLGNYRRTRKQSASPAVLSSAWSVSSFESSWNPALNPLLQPAAKNVERNAAIELDQNNAIAPAAHPVVTDDFLIFRGVASIRAVNRKSGKLVWESAYTDSQLEAALESIDQSQLGGISNGEAVRAILAPPLLNHLVRANCAGQLTCDGSTVYAVEEVTSETMRLDWENHLPGSQPTTNYLRAYDLKTGMAIGLLGGSVGLSSKDEAPNPLKGFYVLGAPLVMGDRIYMMAENDQGIFLLQLQPGQLDQTTRPFSLRPVHSQLLSVPRHSLRDHPVRMHSGVIPSYGRGLLICNTCDEKIVAVSAEDHSVRWVHRYPTNVAVPELNPQIAVVGNAHSRDISDDNDLSSRWQDALPRIVADKIVVTPRDSDRLICLDLQTGQQIWTRPRGNMRRIVYVDESSVVLTGTDTVESLRLEDGEAVWRVQIEAGHVSGSAATDGRVLHVPTSAGTIVSLELATGRTLIVRPVPDDQIGNLLCVDGSLYSQSLTGVRCFVEADQTSPLQLASRQLLNGDIKQAHQTLQDVLTTDDDVAADVRQQAREILVDSLLESLRLDFKSNSASVATVQQLIAEDVPRDEAIETLTLSMLGMTFRDMAVLPEQWEQVDTSYRQLEKLQQLTSKFQLQDPTEPPANVAQHIVNMLDQAWATRDGFVQSASLMSRSYRTTAASIRSAVSARDPEPAAKIQELVKPELLSRIRAQTDVEARAWWIDMCLLGGLIDPAFAYVTSPDAALSTDSEAALADAVIYAALQNDSTRKTNTVAAELLNRWWDAGRQELVSDLVQRTAEITGSRPIDDIPSTTSVEGSLRFAAGQPEPEQLAEWQAKTESTARESSWQGTPTVTESAARSAGGPVDSRIGAPQTAIPLFGDVGAFGRWAFVHNLGSSDVVAYDANGHERWTFAPGHLVSNRARSFGFDFNNVSATYVTACGTLLAVKLNHMLFVLDCAEATPDSPPKQLWEINIAAALSSASRTQRAIPGWQRTTQYDMRPSGLFPVGPISRFGVPIYSGRQLLLFNTFSGEPVWQVTGLPDDGTMTVNDDELLLVSESSGSVEVRSLIDGTILRNTPLPTWWTDASENSNASIRDFELEPGEEQFWRLEVRNGGCLLLKRTKETSAIEFVNLSDGKTEWSLNLPQDSVVSNIVDGKLAVLSDGEQLQIIDTVSGVQCADQKVPVAKNSRYLYLRPAEGNWLVLTDVFDQDHGEQNPVSSSTMVIVNGHVYAISQDSGELVWSAETQHEYLRILNPSQSPTPPVTPLLILMKQPFQRAADGSPRGATIQAKILDTRTGKVLYEDEDLGRSLSYHSIKLNNDRRTIEIGFDKRSLFFDYSGSNKQSSPPPE from the coding sequence ATGCAACAAACCGTTCGTAAAATTAAAACTCAGCGACCAGCCGCTCCCGGCCATGTGTGGTTGATCGTCTGCGCTGCGACGGCCGGATGGCTGGCTGTCGCGAATCCGGTTGCGTTGGCTCAGCCACTCATCGTGCCGCGAGGTGCTCAGGCCGTTCCTGGACAGGATGAAGACGCGAACGCTGAGGCCGACCAGAATCCGGAACAGCGGCAAATCGAACGCCTGATTTTGGATATTCGTGACGTGCGGGACGCCGAACCACTCCGCGCGGCCGACCTGTTTGATGCGGCCTGGATGCTGGCTGTCGGGCACGAAGATCCATTGCTGCACCTGCAGACTCAGTCGCAGGAACTGCTGGATCCTGGCGAACACAGAGTCGATGCCGGCAGCCGTGCTCAACTTCAGACGCTGTTCGAAAGTTCATCCCCCGCGTTTCGAAACGCGTACCGGACTCAGATCGCGTCGAAAGCTGACGCCGCATTGCAGGACGCGATTCTCAGCGGCAATGCAGACGTGCTTCGGAAGGTCGTTCTAAGGTATCAGTTCGCAGACGCGGGCCGACAGGCGCTGGAAAGTCTTGTGCAACTTCGTATCTCACGCGGCGAATTTCTGCCAGCGGCGCTGCAGTTTGGACGGCTGCTTAGGCTGCGCGACGACCAATCTGCGGAAAGCCGACTTCGCCTGGCGTTGCTGTGGTGGAATGCAGGGCTACCGGAAGAAGCAGAAGACTACGTCGGCGACGTCATCCGTTCTCATGCAGGACAGCAGCTTACCTTGGATGAACGCCAGATCGCTGTTCCCGCAGCCGACGTCGCTCCCGGTAAGTGGCTGGCGGACCTTGCCGATCAGGGATGGCCAATTGCCGTCGCGTCTGAACGAGGCCAATGGCGGCAACGGCTGGGAAATTATCGTCGCACACGTAAACAAAGTGCGAGTCCCGCCGTACTATCGTCGGCGTGGTCCGTGTCGTCGTTCGAATCGTCGTGGAACCCGGCTCTGAACCCGCTGTTGCAACCGGCCGCAAAGAATGTGGAACGCAACGCTGCGATCGAACTGGATCAGAACAACGCCATTGCTCCGGCCGCTCATCCGGTGGTGACGGACGACTTTTTGATTTTCCGTGGCGTCGCCAGTATCCGAGCCGTCAACCGAAAATCAGGGAAGCTTGTCTGGGAATCCGCGTACACAGACTCCCAACTCGAAGCCGCGCTGGAATCGATTGACCAGTCGCAACTCGGCGGCATCTCGAACGGCGAGGCAGTGCGGGCGATCTTAGCGCCGCCGTTGCTGAATCATCTGGTGCGAGCAAACTGCGCGGGACAGCTGACGTGCGACGGATCGACCGTTTACGCTGTTGAAGAAGTCACGTCGGAAACCATGCGTCTCGACTGGGAAAACCATCTTCCCGGTTCGCAGCCGACCACTAACTACCTGCGAGCGTACGACCTAAAGACAGGCATGGCGATTGGGCTGTTAGGCGGCAGCGTTGGGTTGTCGTCGAAGGATGAGGCCCCCAATCCACTGAAGGGGTTTTACGTTCTGGGTGCTCCGCTGGTGATGGGCGATCGCATCTACATGATGGCTGAAAACGATCAGGGCATCTTTCTGCTGCAACTGCAACCCGGCCAACTGGATCAGACAACTCGCCCCTTCAGCCTGCGGCCCGTGCATTCGCAGTTGCTGTCCGTGCCGCGACATTCGCTGCGAGACCATCCGGTGCGAATGCATTCCGGTGTGATCCCGTCATACGGTCGCGGCCTGCTGATCTGCAACACATGTGATGAAAAAATCGTGGCCGTGTCGGCCGAAGACCATTCGGTGCGATGGGTGCATCGTTACCCGACCAACGTTGCTGTCCCGGAATTGAATCCGCAGATTGCAGTGGTCGGCAATGCGCATAGTCGAGACATCTCTGACGACAATGATCTGTCATCGCGATGGCAGGACGCATTGCCGCGAATCGTGGCCGACAAAATTGTGGTCACGCCACGCGATTCCGACCGGCTGATCTGCCTTGACCTGCAAACCGGCCAGCAAATCTGGACTCGCCCACGCGGCAACATGCGACGCATCGTATATGTTGACGAATCTTCTGTTGTGCTAACCGGCACGGACACCGTCGAAAGTCTACGGCTTGAAGATGGCGAGGCAGTTTGGCGAGTCCAAATTGAAGCGGGACATGTGTCGGGGTCGGCAGCAACGGACGGTCGCGTCCTGCATGTGCCGACATCGGCGGGAACGATCGTTAGCCTCGAGCTGGCAACCGGCCGAACTCTAATCGTGCGGCCCGTCCCGGACGACCAGATCGGAAACCTTCTGTGCGTTGACGGCAGCTTGTACTCGCAGTCGCTAACCGGCGTTCGATGTTTTGTGGAAGCTGATCAGACTTCTCCCCTGCAACTGGCCAGTCGCCAATTGCTGAATGGTGACATTAAGCAGGCTCACCAAACGCTACAAGACGTTCTAACAACTGACGACGATGTCGCCGCAGACGTCCGACAGCAGGCGCGCGAAATCCTGGTCGATTCGCTGCTGGAATCGCTGCGGCTGGACTTCAAAAGTAACTCAGCCAGCGTAGCAACCGTTCAACAGTTGATTGCCGAAGACGTGCCTCGCGACGAAGCGATTGAAACGTTAACACTGTCGATGCTGGGCATGACGTTTCGCGATATGGCTGTCCTGCCGGAACAATGGGAGCAGGTGGACACGTCCTATCGGCAGCTCGAAAAGCTGCAGCAGCTGACATCGAAATTTCAACTACAGGACCCAACCGAACCGCCCGCCAACGTGGCTCAACACATCGTCAACATGCTCGATCAGGCATGGGCCACGCGCGACGGGTTTGTTCAGTCGGCGTCGCTGATGAGCCGCAGTTATCGCACGACGGCTGCGTCCATTCGATCGGCCGTTTCCGCACGCGACCCGGAGCCCGCAGCGAAAATTCAGGAACTGGTAAAGCCCGAACTGTTGTCCCGGATTCGCGCACAGACCGACGTCGAAGCTCGAGCCTGGTGGATCGACATGTGTCTGTTGGGTGGACTGATCGACCCCGCGTTTGCCTACGTCACCTCACCAGATGCGGCGTTGTCGACAGACTCCGAAGCGGCACTGGCCGACGCGGTCATCTACGCCGCGCTGCAGAACGATTCCACGAGAAAAACAAATACAGTTGCGGCTGAACTACTGAATCGCTGGTGGGACGCGGGGCGACAAGAGCTGGTCAGCGACCTGGTACAACGGACCGCAGAGATCACGGGCTCGCGGCCCATCGACGACATCCCTTCCACCACCTCCGTAGAAGGAAGTCTAAGATTTGCTGCTGGGCAACCTGAGCCAGAACAACTTGCGGAGTGGCAGGCCAAAACAGAAAGCACCGCGCGCGAATCCTCATGGCAGGGCACGCCCACCGTCACAGAATCGGCGGCTCGCAGTGCGGGCGGCCCGGTCGATTCCCGGATAGGAGCGCCGCAGACCGCCATTCCTTTGTTCGGCGATGTGGGTGCGTTCGGCCGTTGGGCGTTCGTACATAACCTCGGTTCCAGCGATGTCGTCGCGTACGATGCCAATGGTCACGAACGGTGGACGTTTGCTCCCGGCCATTTGGTTTCCAACCGAGCTCGCAGTTTTGGTTTTGACTTCAACAACGTCTCCGCGACCTACGTCACCGCCTGCGGCACGCTGCTTGCGGTGAAGCTTAACCATATGCTGTTCGTGCTCGACTGTGCCGAAGCGACGCCGGATTCGCCTCCGAAGCAGTTGTGGGAAATCAATATCGCGGCAGCCCTTTCATCGGCCTCACGAACACAGCGAGCCATTCCCGGTTGGCAACGAACAACTCAGTACGACATGCGGCCCAGTGGCCTGTTTCCGGTGGGACCGATTTCCAGGTTTGGCGTTCCCATTTACAGCGGGCGCCAGTTACTTTTGTTTAACACTTTTTCCGGCGAACCGGTGTGGCAGGTGACTGGCCTGCCAGACGACGGCACGATGACCGTCAACGACGACGAACTGCTGCTGGTTTCAGAATCATCCGGCAGCGTGGAAGTTCGAAGTCTGATTGACGGAACCATTTTGCGAAACACGCCGCTGCCGACATGGTGGACGGATGCGAGTGAAAATTCGAATGCATCGATTCGCGACTTCGAACTGGAACCGGGCGAAGAACAATTTTGGCGATTGGAAGTCCGCAACGGCGGCTGCCTGCTTCTGAAGCGAACGAAAGAAACGTCGGCGATTGAATTCGTAAACCTTAGCGACGGCAAAACCGAATGGTCGCTCAACCTGCCGCAGGATTCTGTGGTATCAAACATCGTCGACGGCAAACTGGCCGTGCTGTCCGACGGAGAGCAACTTCAGATTATTGATACGGTCAGCGGCGTTCAGTGTGCCGATCAGAAAGTGCCTGTCGCGAAAAACAGCCGCTACCTTTACCTTCGACCAGCGGAGGGCAACTGGTTGGTGCTGACGGACGTTTTCGATCAGGACCACGGCGAACAAAACCCTGTCAGCTCATCGACAATGGTGATCGTCAACGGCCACGTCTATGCGATCAGCCAGGATTCAGGCGAACTGGTTTGGTCGGCCGAAACTCAGCACGAATATCTGCGAATTCTTAACCCCAGTCAGTCGCCAACGCCGCCAGTCACACCCTTGTTGATCCTGATGAAGCAGCCCTTTCAACGAGCCGCAGACGGCAGCCCACGCGGCGCGACGATCCAGGCGAAGATTCTGGACACTCGCACAGGCAAAGTCCTGTACGAAGACGAAGATCTGGGCCGCAGTCTGTCTTATCACAGTATCAAGCTAAACAACGACCGCCGCACCATCGAAATCGGCTTCGACAAACGCAGCCTCTTCTTCGACTACTCCGGATCAAACAAGCAGAGCAGCCCGCCACCCGAATAG
- a CDS encoding Gfo/Idh/MocA family protein translates to MTHPSKPGSSRRQFLTTSSAAATALAVAPALSAGAYAGGSDLLKVGLVGCGGRGTGAASQALTADSGVELVAMADAFEDRLMNSRKTLQRKFNKEGEAPRVNVAEDNCFTGFDAYKSVVDMSDVVLLASTPHFRPRHLKAAVEAGKHVFCEKPVAVDAPGVRSVLESVEKARENKTSLVSGLCWRYHPAKQAVFEQIKKGTIGDIVAMQCSYMSTGVWDPRRTREECDSEMEYQLRNWYYYTWLSGDFNVEQHIHSLDKMMWAMGDKPPSTISASGGRQVRTDPKYGNIYDHFNVIYEWENEAEVVTKSGKTKTESSVGVKAFARCRHWKGCETDVSDYITGTKGRADVMKHRIFDLEGNEIWKYDGPNGDMYQIEHDELFASIRGAHPINNGDYMCKSTMMAISGRMAAYTGKKLTWQECMDSQEDLTPKAYEWGDVPVPEVAIPGQTKFV, encoded by the coding sequence ATGACGCACCCCTCGAAGCCCGGTTCCAGCCGACGCCAGTTTTTGACCACATCCTCAGCCGCCGCCACGGCACTTGCGGTCGCTCCCGCATTGTCCGCCGGTGCGTATGCTGGCGGCAGCGACTTGCTGAAGGTCGGTCTGGTGGGCTGCGGCGGGCGAGGTACTGGTGCGGCGTCTCAGGCGTTGACGGCTGATTCGGGCGTCGAACTGGTGGCAATGGCAGACGCCTTCGAAGACCGCCTGATGAACTCGCGGAAAACACTCCAGCGAAAGTTCAACAAAGAAGGCGAAGCACCGCGAGTCAACGTCGCCGAAGACAACTGCTTTACCGGCTTTGACGCCTACAAAAGCGTCGTCGATATGTCTGACGTCGTGCTGTTGGCTTCAACACCCCACTTTCGCCCACGCCATTTGAAAGCCGCTGTCGAAGCCGGCAAACATGTCTTCTGTGAAAAGCCGGTCGCTGTCGACGCACCCGGCGTCAGGTCCGTGCTGGAATCGGTTGAGAAGGCTCGCGAAAACAAAACGTCACTTGTCAGCGGCCTGTGCTGGCGATACCACCCGGCCAAACAAGCCGTCTTCGAACAGATCAAAAAAGGCACCATCGGCGATATCGTGGCGATGCAGTGCAGCTACATGTCAACGGGAGTCTGGGACCCTCGCAGAACGCGCGAAGAATGCGACAGCGAAATGGAATACCAACTTCGCAACTGGTACTACTACACGTGGCTGTCGGGCGACTTCAACGTCGAACAACACATTCACAGCCTGGACAAAATGATGTGGGCAATGGGCGATAAGCCGCCTTCAACAATCAGCGCCAGCGGCGGTCGACAGGTGCGGACCGATCCCAAGTACGGCAACATTTACGACCACTTCAACGTGATCTACGAATGGGAAAACGAAGCCGAAGTCGTCACAAAAAGCGGCAAGACCAAAACGGAAAGCAGCGTCGGCGTGAAGGCGTTCGCCCGGTGTCGACACTGGAAGGGCTGCGAAACCGACGTAAGCGATTACATCACAGGGACCAAGGGCCGAGCCGACGTGATGAAGCATCGCATCTTCGACCTGGAAGGCAATGAGATCTGGAAGTACGACGGGCCGAACGGCGACATGTACCAGATTGAACACGACGAACTGTTTGCCAGCATCCGAGGGGCTCACCCCATCAATAATGGTGACTACATGTGTAAGAGCACCATGATGGCGATTTCCGGCCGCATGGCAGCCTACACGGGGAAGAAGCTCACCTGGCAGGAATGCATGGATTCGCAGGAAGACCTCACACCTAAAGCCTACGAATGGGGTGACGTTCCTGTTCCGGAAGTCGCGATTCCTGGCCAGACGAAGTTTGTGTAA
- a CDS encoding thioredoxin family protein — protein MTKLPNILSIASVLLVGTAANAQQCENGVCRMPPPNSVGQTTNHNAPASRKPLPNPFGAVWPSTAPRTTQQPQIPTAACVGGNCSTNGQSANCSCGIANCTCNTNSRPSYQSYNVRTNAGSNNRFAPRQQNLRQPNLQAPPLRSNSYAPVSYRPTLKWETDMQSATRISQQTGRPMLVKVTADWCGYCKRMKAETFTNAGIIGEINATFVAVELNADTNRELIKRMGVQSLPTILVISPDQQILDREEGFRSAAQLSRLLRSYRFRAQLDTDRRVAVR, from the coding sequence ATGACCAAGCTTCCCAATATCCTGTCTATCGCTTCTGTACTTCTGGTTGGTACCGCAGCAAACGCTCAACAGTGTGAAAACGGCGTTTGCCGCATGCCGCCACCGAACTCCGTTGGCCAAACGACAAATCACAACGCCCCCGCATCACGCAAGCCGCTCCCCAATCCGTTTGGCGCCGTCTGGCCGAGTACCGCTCCTCGAACAACTCAGCAGCCACAAATTCCCACAGCGGCATGCGTGGGCGGCAACTGTTCGACCAACGGACAGTCTGCGAATTGCAGTTGCGGAATCGCGAATTGCACCTGCAACACGAATAGCCGGCCGAGCTACCAGTCTTACAACGTGCGAACGAATGCTGGCTCGAACAATCGGTTCGCACCTCGCCAGCAGAATCTACGGCAGCCCAACCTTCAGGCCCCACCACTGCGTTCCAATTCCTACGCCCCCGTCAGTTATCGGCCAACTCTAAAGTGGGAAACCGACATGCAGTCAGCCACCCGAATCTCACAGCAAACGGGCCGACCGATGCTGGTGAAAGTGACGGCTGACTGGTGCGGATACTGCAAACGCATGAAGGCCGAAACCTTTACCAACGCGGGCATCATTGGCGAAATCAACGCTACGTTTGTCGCCGTCGAACTGAACGCAGACACCAATCGTGAGCTGATAAAGCGGATGGGAGTTCAGTCGCTGCCCACAATTTTGGTGATCTCACCCGACCAGCAGATTCTCGATCGAGAAGAAGGCTTCCGCTCCGCCGCCCAGTTATCTCGGCTTCTGCGAAGCTACCGTTTTCGAGCTCAGCTGGACACCGATCGACGAGTGGCCGTTCGATGA